A stretch of Lactuca sativa cultivar Salinas chromosome 6, Lsat_Salinas_v11, whole genome shotgun sequence DNA encodes these proteins:
- the LOC111912054 gene encoding protein disulfide isomerase pTAC5, chloroplastic, whose product MSSSLPLSFNYLPSWHKSSTTPSEFNKNVFSFSSFSKPISPSLSKSHVCFAFSNNSAEYEREETRWLREEQRWMREEQRWIREEQRWEAERESLLNEIKALKLQIQELQHEGANNSISNVTNLLHVLKKEVNQIAESGSSASPLVVEAAAAVEDAVEVVVKEVVRVEEKVKEKEVIKPAEEVKKKEVTKKRTTLRVGSEGDQVQMMQEALQKLGFYCGEEDEEFSSFSTGTERAVKTWQASIDVPETGIMTAELLERLYMDQKDESSGFKESGNGVVVASITPVPETPSRTVNEYTESEHRVFLLGENRWEDSSRLTNKNNINSKGVLTSKCITCNGEGHLLCEECDGTGEPNIEPQFLEWVGEDTKCPYCGGNGHTTCDVCQGSGMPLGSMRE is encoded by the exons ATGTCTTCTTCTCTTCCCCTCAGCTTTAATTATCTTCCTTCATGGCACAAATCATCAACAACTCCTTCAGAATTCAATAAGAATGTCTTTAGCTTCTCAAGTTTCTCCAAACCCATATCCCCCTCCCTCTCAAAATCTCACGTTTGCTTCGCATTTAGCAACAACAGCGCCGAATACGAACGGGAAGAAACCAGATGGCTCCGGGAAGAGCAGCGGTGGATGCGGGAGGAGCAGCGGTGGATTCGGGAGGAACAACGGTGGGAGGCTGAGAGAGAGTCTCTATTGAATGAAATCAAGGCTCTGAAACTCCAAATTCAGGAGCTGCAACATGAAGGAGCTAATAATTCCATTTCGAATGTTACAAATTTGTTGCATGTGTTGAAGAAAGAGGTGAACCAGATCGCGGAGAGTGGGTCTAGTGCTTCACCGTTGGTGGTGGAGGCAGCTGCGGCGGTTGAGGATGCTGTAGAGGTGGTGGTGAAGGAGGTGGTTAGGGTTGAAGAGAAGGTAAAGGAGAAGGAGGTGATTAAGCCTGCGGAGGAGGTAAAGAAGAAAGAGGTAACGAAGAAGAGGACAACATTGAGGGTAGGATCAGAAGGCGATCAAGTTCAAATGATGCAG GAGGCACTGCAAAAATTAGGATTTTATTGTGGGGAAGAAGATGAGGAGTTTTCTAGCTTTTCAACTGGCACAGAGAGAGCTGTAAAAACATGGCAG GCTTCCATTGATGTGCCTGAAACTGGAATAATGACAGCAGAGCTTCTTGAAAGATTATATATGGATCAAAAAGACGAAAGTTCTGGCTTCAAG GAGAGTGGAAATGGAGTTGTGGTGGCTTCCATAACACCAGTACCAGAAACTCCTTCGAGAACTGTAAACGAATATACAGAATCCGAGCATCGTGTCTTTCTTCTTGGAGAAAATAGATGGGAAGATTCTTCAAGGCTTACAAACAAAAACAATATAAATAGCAAAGGCGTATTAACCTCAAAGTGCATTACATGTAATGGGGAAGGCCACTTATTGTGCGAAG AATGTGATGGGACTGGTGAGCCAAACATAGAGCCACAG TTTTTGGAATGGGTAGGGGAAGACACGAAATGCCCGTATTGTGGAGGCAATGGTCATACAACTTGTGACGTGTGTCAAGGCTCAGGA ATGCCCCTTGGATCAATGAGAGAGTAG
- the LOC122194720 gene encoding uncharacterized protein LOC122194720: MVVQDEVMNKNNTTENVFGDIQDDKVLEERNDYAGNKFDDDVFDVNDYSEVKEESEERNDNAGNKFDDDVPDEDEIIITRIVDYFDEYDGKEVTPDKPRTRKSSQYLCPPYTEVFVLFINS; this comes from the exons atg gttgtgcaagatgaagtgatgaataaaaacaatacaactgaaaatgtttttggtgatattcaagacgacaag gtgttggaggagaggaatgactatgcggggaacaaatttgatgatgatgtgtttgatgtaaatgattaTAGTGAAGTTAAAGAG gagtcggaggagaggaatgacaatgcggggaacaaatttgatgatgatgtgccgGACGAAGACGAAATAATAATAACGAGAATTGTAGATTATTTTGATGAGTATGATGGcaaagaagttacacccgataaaccGAGGACTCGAAAATCATCACAATATTTGTGCCCTCCTTACACCGAGgtattcgttttatttataaactcttga
- the LOC111912052 gene encoding uncharacterized protein LOC111912052 → MDSLYHRGFFLILLILSSIFCLQSRADGTGSVFFLDSSVHRYLRSPSSEPESMLLPDVGAATSILLGVSPPSTLSSASSEKLNEVLMPNPFERPHAVFMLEIDGVEDMQLGFGPDGDVFSKAFKSKVSVDENDVNIQFSDEEEVSLVSLNEPLPSSSEWTNKDLMDFAGWLGGSYVSTELDPMNGELIVPLSNNAQLKLDMSKQADREFTISLITLIYNVQRTVQMHEDLSGNILSPAELIKGRFDGIKVLKVQYGNDDIVQQGVELLVASLSKIYDTLQAAYKGEIVGVVLLNDGSSDETILNVSFGSPSSRRLEETKGKLDPIIIAQVFLVRRTLAWITGIILIIATLLGVHFLMNMPLTRDTLLYSNVKLD, encoded by the exons ATGGATTCTCTATATCATCGTGGATTCTTTTTAATTTTGCTGATTTTGTCATCGATATTCTGCTTACAATCTAGG GCTGATGGAACTGGTTCAGTTTTTTTCCTTGATAGCTCGGTTCACCGGTATCTTCGATCTCCATCATCCGAG CCTGAATCAATGTTGCTTCCGGATGTTGGTGCTGCTACATCAATCTTGCTTGGTGTTTCACCTCCTTCTACACTTTCCTCTGCAAGCTCAGAGAAG TTGAACGAGGTGCTCATGCCTAACCCCTTTGAGAGGCCTCATGCTGTGTTCATGCTAGAGATAGATGGAGTTGAAG ATATGCAACTTGGGTTTGGTCCAGATGGTGATGTTTTCAGCAAGGCTTTCAAAAGCAAAGTTTCTGTTGATGAAAATGATGTTAATATCCAATTTTCAG ATGAAGAGGAAGTATCACTTGTCTCCTTGAATGAACCCCTGCCCTCATCTTCAGAATGGACAAACAAAGACTTAATGGATTTT GCTGGTTGGTTGGGTGGATCATATGTTAGTACTGAGTTGGACCCCATGAATGGAGAGCTGATTGTACCTTTGTCTAACAATGCTCAATTAAAACTTGATATGTCaaag CAAGCAGACAGAGAGTTTACAATAAGCCTCATCACCCTCATCTACAATGTCCAAAGAACAGTGCAAATGCATGAAGATTTATCAGGAAATATTCTTAGTCCAGCAGAGTTGATTAAAGGAAGATTCGATGGAATTAAG GTTTTGAAAGTGCAATATGGAAATGACGATATTGTCCAACAAGgagttgagttattggtggcttCATTATCCAAGATATATGATACTTTACAAGCAGCATACAAAG GTGAAATTGTTGGAGTTGTTCTTTTGAATGATGGATCTTCTGATGAGACAATTTTGAATGTGAGCTTTGGTTCACCTTCTTCTAGAAGGTTGGAGGAGACAAAGGGAAAACTTGATCCAATTATAATTGCACAAGTGTTTCTTGTTAGGAGAACCCTTGCATGGATTACAGGAATCATTCTTATAATCGCCACACTTCTAGGA GTACATTTTCTGATGAATATGCCACTCACACGAGACACCCTTTTGTATTCGAATGTCAAGCTTGACTAA